One Cucumis melo cultivar AY chromosome 8, USDA_Cmelo_AY_1.0, whole genome shotgun sequence genomic window, agagtaaacgtaatcaacacttgcccaaggatcttggaagtccacttttgacccgacaacatagtcaaccaacctatactcttcgtcccagtcaaacgggcgattctctttaatacattctttgtataggggccacttcgaaactaaaatgcgctgcaaagaaaaacatacaaacgcaaatatcagaccgaaagacaaatatcaaacgcaaatacatacataaagtaacgagacgattacaaaccataaagattgtgtctgcagttgtgaagttctgagaagaaggtatcccggctgccttaatcttcaagcgaatgaaaagaaaaagtgcatccaaatgctaatacaaacaaaagtaagcagtaaatgtatagaaccataacaatgataaaattataattgcataaatgataagataatcccatacctcatccgacaaccaccggcgacacataaacaagtctctgaaaaaagccttcgattttttcccatgaaaggtttcacgcagctcatcgtctgtacgcttgtctgtaatccaagctcgaagtctatctaaatggacgtcaagtattttgtgcataggatcataaacaattgcttcagactcagaggtgctggtggttgatgtcagagaccgtttaggtagagttgtgaatggggttgataggtaaacacttgcacgcttcctacgggcgggccgaacgtgtggtcgttgagtgagaaatggttctatctctatgacgtcctcatcgtcaacgacatctattggctcctctaaaccaatatcaaccttcttctccaacacatcttcgtcaccctatggaagctcataatgcattagtgtatataatgatagaaattaaacatcaatattagcatgaacatggaaccaaaccttctttttaacttcaatgtgttcatcctcctttggcatcctcaaccaattaggggtaccgcctgtgtcaacatcttcggtcttagcattatccacatctttactttctaatgtatgatctactaagccttcggacaccttgtggtccccttcgtcaccctatggaacctcaaaatgaattagcgagaacatggttaccaaatatgaaacaactaacgtgaatacacttaacagtttcattcctaacctttctttgaagtgcaatgtgcttcaatatggttgacatcaggcccttcaattcgtcaatatcggattttatagtattaagttggccttcaacaaccgctactcgatcttggagatttcgaatagcctttttcatcttaatcttggacttctgtttcttactctttttcaactcatcttcatcgttaacaacttctcgtactctttttgaaccaccattcttcgactgaataatggtagatgagcggaagttttcaaaaagttcacctgaagcaattttcaattgctcctcttcaggtgtcatctcaatgaccgccttaattataaactgcaaatagaaaaaggcaaatgtatttaggacaaagaaataagcacaaaatcacgcgatccttaagtaagttactattgcttgctacttaccattggcgagtcaaacacctggcttatagtttgggactttggtgattgttggcacacccacctcagcattcgtggtatggcatgatcgtttactttatctacaccacatccaatgatggttggtatagactcatatgcccaaacctattccacatttgacaaacaagtttagaaagtgccacaagatatatatagatatataaacaagtggttatacaatcgtttgaaaacaactatacgatcatttaacataactaaacgatcgttaaaaaaaactatacgatcgttaaaacaacaactaagcgatcgtttaaaagaactaaacgatcgtttaaataactaaaaaatcgtttaaaataactaaacgatcgtttaaaataactaaacgatcgtttcaaataactaaacgatctttttaaagttttgaagtaagaagtaagaagtcaaatacctgtaatgcatgcggaaatccattgatagtatatttttttgtctgtgttgatttcttctttcccttggcatattgcttgtccaaggctcttttcaatgcacttagcgtgcgtacaaaaacaatccgaccccaatcataattattaaatgaattccaatcatcagcaatcttcaaaaaaccaatgtccactttggttcgcctatcttttcccaacaaagatatctctataaagtagactaaagctaatttgacgatatcatcgtcatcaccctcgtattccaaaaatatatcttctaagtcgctaacgtaaacacagtccttgtctttgaaaaacttctccaacagtcgactattcccacccaactgaatatagtcctctttaggaccccatagtccagttacgatgttaaactctctcctaccgaaagtacaaacaacgccccctagtaggaaacttatagaatcctttccttcatcttccacctcccttaacagtaagtagtggatgagtggcccattgaagacaatatttaggtccaaaaagtgcccaaactttgttttcctaaataaggctaattgatcgggtttgagtttggccttaatattatgtgttgtcttttccaaatgagacaaacagcttactagggaataaaaatgatgggaaggattaatcttgtagaagggtccgtcggtcgatgttgaagtcgatgtcatgattcaagccaagaaaaagcaaattccagcaaatatattgaaaatgggttacagataaaactcactgaaataagagaacacgctcaaagttgattcttaggttcgaaaaggagaagcgacgaaatgcactggaggaccgacgacagacgaacagtcggagtatcttcgaagagcagagcgggaaatttcaaaagccaaagaaaggagatgttttttttttttacttcaggtgttctatgcgaaagagaagggaaagcgaacgtgggtaggcgaaacaatcaatagagagcgatagaaatttaatgaagggcatttttgtctattcacacccaaattgtcctaaaagtctttcttttgaaaacttgtcccaaaattcatttaaatctctttttttaacctatttttggcaatttcccatgAAAGATGGGGCAGGACCGATGCTAATTGGTGACCAAAACTTCATAGAAGTTGAAGAGGAAGGAtagaaagaaaattcaaaaccaCAAGAAAATGAAGACAAGGAGAATGAGTTCAAAGGAAAGCTTATTTAATGGCTTAAGGAAAATAATCTTAAGCTGGCCCTAAAAATTGATAGTGATGTAGAGTATATTGAAGGCATATTTGTTAATGTCACTATTGTTAATGTTGAAAATGTTGATTTGAATGTTAATAATGCTACTGAAACTCAGTGGAACCATGATTCTCTATGAAACTTGTCACCTAGAATGTTAGACGGATAAGTtcaccttaaaaaaaaaaaaaaaaagagctttaataAAAAGTTTCATTTCCAGCTATTTTCCTGATTTTGTCATTCTCACTTAAACAAAGCTTTAACGTGTAACAAAGGCTATTATTAAATCTTTATGGAGCTCGATTAGTATCAACCGGAGTTTTTACCAAAGCAATTAATAAATTTGAGAGGTATTTTACACATGTGGGATGATCTCCatttttctattgaaaataCCATTGAAGGTTTCTTCTCTCTGTCTGCTAACATTATTTCTATAAATGGTTTCTCTTGGTGGATCACTGCTATATACGGCCTAGCTAAAAGGAGGAACATAAATGATTTTTGGGTCGAACTTGACCAACTAAAAAATTCTTGTTTACCAAATTGGATTTTAGGAGGTGATTTTAATGTTATTAGATGGTCAAATGAAACTTATGCAAACAACTAGTTTTATCATGAAATAATTTAATGCCTTCATTGAACAATGCAATCTTATTGACCCACCTCTCACAAATGCCAAATACACTTTGTCAAACCTACGTCCCACTTTGTCTCGCCTGGACAGATTTCTATTTACAAAAAATTGGGAAGACTCTTTTTTCATGCATTACTACTCAAAAACCATGTCCAAAATTACGTCGGATCACTTCCCTGTGGTTTTAGAGATATCCAATCTTGGTTGGGGCCCAACTCCCATTCGTTTTACAAATCACCTCCTTAAAGATGTCGAGTGCAACAAGAATTTTGGCACTTGGTGGAATAATACCAAACAAGATAGGCATCCTAGGTATTCCTTTGTGAAAAGGCTTAAACAACTCAACATTCAAATCCACAAATGGGCTAAAGAAAAGAACACAAACGCAAAGGCTAAGAAAAATTTATGGATTAAAGAAATCGATGATATTGATAAGcttgaaaaagaaattcaaatgaTCGATATTGACAGCACTAGACATAGGGTTCTTAAAGCTGACCTTTGTAACCAAATCCataaagaaacataaatatGGACTCAAAAATACAAAAGAATTTGGTTCGTTGAAGGGGATGAAAACACAATATTCTTTCACAAAGTTTGTAATGCCAGAAAAAGAAGAAGCTCTATAACAAATATTCAAAATGATGTTGAGGAGTGCTGTAACACAAATGACTATATTGAAAAAGTCTTCATTGATCATTTCTCCAAAATCTATTTAAAAAATTCCTCGATcttattgaaaatttgaattgaTCCCCTATTTCTGATAATTCCAAAGAACAACTATGTATCCATTTTCTTGAAAATGAGGTGTTCTCCATTCTTAGCTCCTTTGGCAACAATAAAGATCTAGGCCCTTATGGTTTTACCATGGAATTTCTCAAGCACAActagaaaaatctaaaaaaacgATATCATGGATATTTTCTCTGATTTTCCTCAGAAAGGAATTATAAACAAGGTGATGAATGATACTTACATTGCTCTCATTGCGAAGAAAGATAAATGTTGCTTTGCTGGGGATTACAGATCGATCAGTCTCACTACAGCTATGTACAAGCTTCTAGCAAAAACTTTAGCTGATAGGCTGAAGGAAACCCTTCCCACGCTATTTAGAATACCAAATGGCTTTTGTGAAAGGGAGACAAATTACGGATGCAATTCTTGCAGCAAATGAAGCCATAGATTTTCGGAGGATGAAAAAGATTAGAGGTTTTGTTATAAAGCTTGATGTTGAAAAAGCTTTCAATAAGATTGACTGTCATTTTATTGATTatatcctttaaaaaaaaaaaaaaaactactctGAGCAATGGAGAACATGGATGCAATCTTGTTTTACCAGTGTGCAATATTCTGTCCTTATCAATAGCAAACTGAGAGGAATCAAACCTACTAGAGGTATTCGTTAGGAGAATCATTTATCTCCCTTTGTGTTCGTTTTGACCATAGACTACTTCAGCAAACTTCTTATCCACCTTCCAAGTCAAGGTAAAATTAAGGGGGAGCAATTCAATAATGATTGTAATCTCACTCACTTACTATTTTGCAGATgacatatttttgtttttggaggACAATGAAGACTCTATCATGAATCTCAAATATGTCATTTTCCTCTTTGAAAAAACTTCTAGCCCAAATATCAACCTTGCAAAATCTTCAATTTCGCCCATGAATGTGGAAGCTAATAAAGTTGATACTATTGCAGATAGTAGGGGATACAAAAGCAATTCCTCCCTACTTAATACATCGGTGTTTCATTAGGGGCAAGCCTTCATTTGCTCATTTTTGGGACAACATCATTGAAAAAACTCATAAGAAACTAAGCAACTAGAAGTACTCCTACCTTTCCAAAGGGGGTAAGATGACCCTTATTTACTCTACTTTAACAAGCTTGCCTATATATCAATTATTTATCTTTAAAGCTCCTATTGACTTTTGGAAATCTATTGAAAAGATATGGAGAAACTTTTTATGGAAAAACCAAAATGAGGACAAGCTTACTCATCTTTTGAGATGGAACAAAATCACTACCTCTACCGATCTTATAGGGTTAGGCGTACACAGAATTGCTGACATAAACTAATCTTTTCTTTGTAAATGGTTATGGAGATTTCAAAATGAGGATGAGTCGTTATGGAAAAGAGTCATTATGGCAAAATACACTCCGACTTTCATTGGGGATATTCCTATTGTATCTAAATTCAGCAACATTATAAAAGCTATAGACTGGTATAATGGGAAGATCAGTTGGCGTGTAAACAATGTGGAAAGTCTCTATTTCTAGAAAGAAAATTAGAGTGATATTGGTCCTTTGTTTCTGTATGCTTCCAGATTATTTGTGTTATCTAGCCTGCCAAATGGTTCtatcaaagaaaatttgaatCAAGCCACTGCTGATTGGGACTTTCAACCTAGAAGACATCTGTGTAGTCAAGAAATTTAACAATTGGAGGTTATGAAAACTTTTCTTCCTACCCCAAATGAAAAGAGAGGGAAAGACATCCTCATATGGAACTTGAATCAAAATGGCTCCTTCTCTATTGCATCAGTTAAAAATGTCATTGCCAAAGTTGACCTGATCAATGCCAATAATGTCGAGGTTTTAAAAAAACTATGAAAATCCAAGATCCCCAAAAAGTGTAGATTTTTTATTGGGTCTCTTTTGCACAAATGTATTAATACAACTAATGTCGTTCAAAGAAAGGTCCCCGCTTTAAATCTTAGCCCAAGCTAGTGCTCTTTATGCCGTCAAAGTTCAGAAGATATCGATCACCTTTTCATCCAATATTGCACTGTTAGATCTATTTGgagaaaagttgaaaatttgatCAACTAGAAAATGCAACATCAAAGTATTTCATCCATGTGCACTGAGCTCTACAACATTTATCAACGCCACAGAAAGGGCATTATCAAATTCAACATTATCTCTATGGCTCTTTGGAATATTTGGATGGAAAGAAACAATCgcattttcaaagaaaaaaacatttCAATCATCAACCTTTGGGAGGATATATGTGCTCTGACGGGTTTTTTGGATCTCTAGATCCCCTTTATTTTCAAGCCACTGCGGTAGCACCATTGCTATTAATCTTAATGCTTTTTAGTTGCTCTTTGCTCAAGGCTTGTCTCTAGCCCTTTGCTTTTGTTCGGTCTACATCCTTGCTTCCTATTGTACTTTTTCCTATGATTAATGAAGCGGGATGATGAAGATGCTAAGAAGGTGTCCACCTAGTGAATATGTCTAGGTGTATCTACTAACCCATTGTAtccttttttttaacaaaaaagtATTTATGCACATGATGCATATCCACCTATCGTTACTCAACAGGATATTGATCAAGTAATTCATCAGTAGCAACATTTTGAAGTGTTTGAACCTCGTCTTGGCCAATGCTACTAAGACTGATTTGTGATTCAATCTTTCAACTTACATATATGAACTTCCATCTTCAAATAAAAGAACTATTgaaaattgcattttttttttcttccagcGTCAAAAGAACAAAACCctaaacaaataaaattgtttgttaaaattcttctttttaaaaactttaCCAAACCCATGCATGTGCGACCATGGCAGCCGTCTACTGTCCATGTGGATTATGATTAGGTTAAATGAAATTGTGTATCCAATACAAAATTTTGGCATCCACCACATCGACCCTATTTTTATCTTCACATTTTAACACTATTTATGTGTTTTATATTGGACAGTGAGGGagtatacatacatatacatacatatatatatatagtggtATTGTCaacttataattttaattatatatatatatatatatatatatatatatatatatatatataaggtttaaaaaattcaaaattttaattttaatcttatTAAATTATATAGAGAAGAGAGTGTATATATATGGTGGTATTGTCAACTTATAGTTTTAGAGTTTGTAGCATTGATGATTTTAATGTTATTTGATATTGAATTCTTAAGATTTTGTTGGTGAAAACAAAAAGAGAAATGTGTTTATATTGTGGACTAGTTTTAGTCATATTCCCAACATGGTTGGGTTGGCTATATTTTATTGTTCACTTAATTAATACCAAATTTTAATTGTATGGCTTAAAATTGGCTTTACAATATTGGTCCAAAAACctcatttaattttaatttcaattttcaactATCCATAATAATGCATTTAATGGGCATTATATTCCACCCTACCATTTAGCTAAGCCACCCCTCCACCTCATCAAATTCTTCTTAGGCTACTAATTTCAAATGACAGACACATATTCtgtctttaattaatttaaggaAACTATCAAATTTATAACACCTCAGtgataataataatgagaaaaattttgtttttaattcctcaatttggaatttaattcttatttttcaagttttaaaatattatatactttcaagattttctttttttttttacttttaatgtCGATTTTTTAGTCCTTAGTATATATTGattagttttaaataaatatgaagtAAAATACAcgttttaaaatttgattaaaaGATATAAAGTTCCTTTTTTCATAAAAgaataatttattttctaaatttagatttgaagcaatTTAATCcactcattttttattttgtaacattttaattcctaaattttaatatatatttcatattttagttttgtattttcaaacttttaacaATTTAGTTTCTAAGGAAAAAAACTTTAATATGAGTTTCACATGAATTTATTTATATGATAAATCCGTTCAACCTTAACACTAGCTAATTTACATAATAGGATCTAAATCGTTATACAATGACCAAATTACTACACAATAAAATACACAAACTAAATTGTCACAAATTTGAAAGTAAAATACTAATTAGTTATGAAGTAGAACTAAAATGAAAACAAACTAATAACATAAAGATTGGATGGTAACATTTTGAAATATCATGACCAAACAAAAAATCTcaccaaaacaaaataaaaattaagaatgtttcaaaaacaaaaaaaaaaacaataaattatgtacgctatatagaataaaattacttaaaaaatataaatcatTGTAATCGATTATTTCTATAAAATGCAAATATTTTTATCAAATGcatattttttagaattttccaaaaaattaaagtataaAAAGAACCGAAAACAAATGAAAGATTATATTTAGTACAAATTTTTAGATTAAAATCTAAGATTTTGTAATTTACAATAttctgaaaagaaaaagaaaattgtttagatttggttcaactctaaataaccaaatttaattGTAAccaattaaacgataaaattgaaaaaataaattataatcaaatttaaactacTAAATCTAGAAAATCATATACCAAATACATTACCTTAGTTATTGacgaaatattttttatatttttttatgataaacattgaaatttttttctattttcgaaattatttaatattttaccgttttattatatttctaaaaaaaatggggtagaatataaatatataaaagtatAATATAGAGTGGGGAAGAAATATTAAAAGGTAAGAAAGCGGCGTCGTGTAGAACAGGTTATGACACAAAATATCAATTTCGTCCTTTTCTACGTTTaatagttaaaaagaaaaagaaggttgAGGCGTGGGAAATTGTGAAATAATATAGAAATAGAGGGGTCGTAATTTaataaacaagaaaaagaaaaataatggaaAAAGACAAAAGAAGCAGATTAAAAATAGGTTATTACCAAAAAGGACACGCGTGTACAGCGACCGCTTTACATTCAAGATTTTCTCGAAGATTGTTGTGTCCCCCTCACCCACACGTGCTACCCTCACCGATCCTTTCTTGTCGCACTTCCATTGGGCGGTCACCCTATATATTATCTTTCTCTTCCTATTTCCTTTCATTGTCTctcttaaaagttaaaaaactatatatatatatatatagatatagtgTGTGTGTGTAGGTGCGTTGTGGCTTATTCTTCAtctttatatattattttcccttttgttttattttgtcgACAAATAAAAGAGAATCATTATTTTCTATATTGGAATTTTGTATGTATTAGGAGGAGGGGTTATTAGGGTTTTCCTCATCctacaaacaaaaacaaaaataaaaggaCAAATTCCTTTTCTATCTTCTACCATCGTTTGAGTTGTATCTTCGATTTAATTTTGTtcatgtattttttaaaataaaaatttattttttcaactacAAACAAATTTAGAAGATTTAAACTCAAGACCTCtagattttcaaatatatagATGTATTAGTTAAACTAAACTGTTCATGGCTTATAAGTAGATTTaccaaaatattttaataaaaattcaaGTAGTTATTCATACCTTTACTTTTGGGTTAGGAACTTTGactttaatctttttattaaaaatattttagtaattttgggacttaaattttaataaaggttactatttttgtttattttaaatttttgtttgtacacatgcaaaagaaaataattttttttttttggggaaaaacaattttgaatgcataatgcaataaaaaaaaaagtacaaatattgttttttagtacaagaaATGCATgagttgaaagaaaaaagagtacAATAACCTATTTACACATGTTGACATTGTCATTAAACTTACAATAAATTTATTGATCTTGAAATGAGTAATagtttaaattattattatattatatagtGTGCTAATTGCATCAATAATGTATATAGGGTCTATTTGTGTTTGCTGtagttaattattattgttttttttattaagtaGATTCCAACCTTTAAcctttattttagaaaatggATTTTATGCCAACTTTAGTGAACATCATCATTATCTTTTTGACACACATTTGAATGTGCATTTCAATTGCAATTGTTATATGTAGCCTTCCATTACTCTTAATTTAATTCCACCAAAAGTCAAATAGAAAAAGAATACATAAATAATCAAATTAGTAATGAtgatttatttgaaaaattaattttattaaaggcttgagttttatatttcaaattggtaaaataataataataataataataataataatcatctaCGTTGTACACCAAATCTCTccaagattaaaaaaaaaaaaaaaatcttacctTTTTCTTTAAGATACAAAGACTGTTAATTATTTCtttcatttgcattttttttttttttttttttttgagatttCACGTTTAGTGTAACTTATATGACATCCAAGtctataaaatttaaatgaatatctagagtaaaaaaaatgaattagacTCAAAACGATAAACCAAAAGAAGGATATTATTTCAAAGGTTTTGTTCAGGATTTGGTGGATTGTCAAAGTACAATTAGgttaaaattatgtttatttctACTAAAAAATATATTGACATCATTTTAAATTCGCAAGATTAAATTGTTAAACATGATTTTTCAtgtcaattaattatataaatatgCTGGTATATATAGTTCTCAATTTTAACATAAAAAATGTCAAATctcattcatatttttaacagTGAGATCTTCGATAGCTTTGttgaaataatttcaaaatttaagttGATAATAAATAAAACTTCTCAAAGGACTAAAATTATGAATTAAACTAGAAAAAAATATGAACGTTTACGAATTGTTACATATCAATTGGGTTCAGTCATAATATGTATAGTAATTGaaccaaaaatagaaaataaactCGTATAAATAGCGTTTTTcgtaaaattaatatttatttaattacatGTGGTTTATTAAAATCAAAAGTTTTGgattttttaaagttttttggacaaatttttaaaggattttaattattttaaaatttatctctaatttatagtatatataaaaactTGAATGCGGAGAATACTCTCTTCGTTGTAGCCTTGAGTTTAGTTTTATGTTTCAAATCAATATTTGATTTtatgataaatttatttttaattttatttttcttgtaatatataattataaaagtcATACCATCTTCCACTACTTTTTGAACTAATTCTAGTTCAGTTTAGTGGAATTAAAGTATGCACAATGTGAAAAGTTGTATGCAAATGGTTTTTTATTTACctactatattttttaattaattatacttaagTTTAGTGGAATTAAAGTATAGGATGTAAAGAGTTAGAAtgaaaattttttttcaattacatTTTATTTCAATTACATTTTATAAATAAGTTACAAGGTAAATATCTTATTGAATTAACTAACAACACAAATTTAAGGACTTAAAAGTTGAAAAGtgtttgtaatatttttttctattatataaAAAGCTTCCTTGATTTTCTTCTACCAACGTTGTTATTGAAAAATTTGAATTCATCCAATGGATTGAGTAAAGGGACAAGATTGGTATGTCGATCATTTagcaaaaatattatacatgcTGAAATAGCAATGATGATTATGCAGAAAAACAAGTTTTTCTTCCATGAATAGCATTAAGCCCACCAAATGACAATGGATATTCATTCAAGTAACAAAAGAAGACAATTCCCGATTCATTTATGCTTTTCAATGCCAATTAACAAAGCACAAGGATAAACAATTCCCAATGTTGGAATATATCTTCATGTGTTTTCTCATAAATAACTTTATGTTGCACTATCTATAGGAATTTCAGTGAAGACAACAAAAATTTAGATTAAGCTCATGGGTGACAATAAGTTCCCTTCAAATTGTATAAAAAAGTATTGTTTATAAAGAAATCTTCTTTTGATATATGCAAGTCTTATatttaaattcttatattttaGTCTAATCATTGTAACTTCTTTCCATGTACATCTAATTCTATTACATTTTGAATTTCGTACCTTTAAATTTAGTTCAACCTAAATATATACATGCGATGTTTACTGTAATCTAAAACTACGTATTATACGTGTCTTTTACTAGTCTATACTATGTATAAATGCTTGAAAGTGGAGAAATTTTTTCCTCTCCTTTATACCCTTGTTTTAAGATTTGTTTTCCAAATCTCCTTTTGGTTTAGtggtaaattcattttttattttattttttttttaaaaaaaaacaatttcatATGGACTCTCTCTCACTACTTTCTTTGTAATAATGCAACGGTCTTCTTTTAGGATgtgaaaatttgaattaaaaaaataaagtacgaagattttcatttacattttttaaattaattaaaattaaatatcttacattaattctaattaacaatataaatttaaagagTTAAATCTCAAAAGTTTTTGTAACTGTTGAACATaaaattttgaccaattaaatcacgccacgtcatcacagcaaaattgagataattataatttgattggatttgggtagtcaagttttctcatatccaacctagttcaagcccctaaaaaa contains:
- the LOC127150433 gene encoding uncharacterized protein LOC127150433 yields the protein MPKEDEHIEVKKKGDEDVLEKKVDIGLEEPIDVVDDEDVIEIEPFLTQRPHVRPARRKRASVYLSTPFTTLPKRSLTSTTSTSESEAIVYDPMHKILDVHLDRLRAWITDKRTDDELRETFHGKKSKAFFRDLFMCRRWLSDEHLDALFLFIRLKIKAAGIPSSQNFTTADTIFMRILVSKWPLYKECIKENRPFDWDEEYRLVDYVVGSKVDFQDPWASVDYVYSPFNVHGNHWVLLCLDLVSCQVKVWDSLPSLTTAEEMTNILLPIRQLVPKLLDSTGFFDRRGRSSTYKEPWPVVIVDSIPLQRNNCDCGVFAIKYFEYIAAGVGLDTLCQENMSYFRKQLAFQVWTNTPMY